From a region of the Cyanobacteria bacterium GSL.Bin1 genome:
- a CDS encoding urease accessory protein UreJ encodes MNKILSAIQTNDERFWKRLTIGLLALIALLSLAQPAVAHHPFAGEAPNNWWEGFLSGLGHPVIGFDHLAFVIASGLVAANTKRGWMIPLGFVMAAIAGTGLHLQGVNLPLLEVMIAASVIAMGGFLVLFQSHNVVGESNHNNQAESFSYSLLIALGSAIAGIFHGYAYGEAVVGAEMTPLVAYLAGFTLIQLGIALGSYKLAQTLLAQVSTPSVPLTRLIGCGIMGMGVVFVTSVI; translated from the coding sequence ATGAACAAAATTCTATCTGCCATTCAGACGAATGATGAACGGTTTTGGAAGCGCTTAACCATTGGTTTACTCGCTCTGATTGCTCTACTCAGCCTAGCGCAACCGGCGGTTGCCCACCATCCGTTTGCTGGAGAAGCGCCTAACAATTGGTGGGAAGGCTTTTTATCGGGTTTAGGTCACCCTGTAATCGGCTTTGATCATCTGGCTTTTGTCATTGCCAGTGGTTTAGTCGCTGCGAATACAAAGCGGGGTTGGATGATTCCTTTAGGCTTTGTCATGGCGGCAATAGCGGGAACCGGACTTCATTTGCAAGGGGTTAACCTTCCTCTATTAGAAGTGATGATTGCGGCTTCTGTGATAGCAATGGGCGGTTTTTTAGTCCTCTTCCAAAGTCATAATGTGGTGGGTGAAAGTAATCATAATAATCAGGCAGAATCCTTTAGTTATAGCCTTTTGATTGCCTTGGGCAGCGCGATCGCGGGAATCTTTCATGGTTATGCTTATGGAGAAGCGGTTGTTGGCGCTGAAATGACCCCACTGGTTGCTTATTTAGCCGGGTTTACGTTGATCCAACTGGGCATTGCTTTAGGAAGCTATAAACTGGCGCAAACATTACTCGCCCAAGTGAGCACCCCCAGCGTTCCGCTCACGCGATTAATTGGTTGTGGAATAATGGGAATGGGAGTCGTCTTTGTCACGTCTGTCATCTAA
- a CDS encoding DUF2808 domain-containing protein, whose amino-acid sequence MPVPSIASGLLVCGTVLLLAPASWAGERLDGTVFFDAPPRLEEAKTTFNETQMRGATYYFTLTLPSQAGEPLGKIMIEQRGGVDDIPLRLDQSTAFVGTASDKQEPIALADVSQSENNRQITVQLETPVTPGTTFTIGLQPRKNPRYGGAYLFGITAFPAGDTVQELYLGVRRIQFYDRSNDSNFPMRTR is encoded by the coding sequence ATGCCTGTTCCGTCCATTGCTTCTGGTTTGCTTGTTTGCGGTACAGTTCTCCTGCTAGCGCCCGCGAGTTGGGCAGGAGAACGTTTAGACGGAACCGTATTTTTTGATGCACCTCCCCGCTTGGAAGAGGCGAAAACCACCTTTAATGAAACCCAAATGCGAGGGGCAACTTACTATTTCACCCTCACCCTTCCCTCTCAAGCCGGTGAACCGCTGGGGAAAATAATGATTGAGCAACGGGGTGGGGTAGATGATATTCCCTTGCGCTTAGACCAAAGCACCGCCTTTGTCGGGACTGCTAGCGATAAACAAGAACCGATCGCGCTTGCAGATGTTTCCCAAAGCGAGAATAACCGTCAAATTACCGTGCAACTTGAAACTCCCGTGACACCGGGAACCACTTTCACCATTGGACTGCAACCGAGAAAAAATCCCAGATATGGTGGTGCTTATTTGTTTGGGATTACTGCCTTTCCGGCAGGGGATACCGTTCAAGAATTGTATTTAGGGGTCAGACGGATCCAGTTTTACGACCGTAGCAATGATTCCAATTTCCCAATGAGAACTCGTTGA
- the cobW gene encoding cobalamin biosynthesis protein CobW translates to MAAKIPVTVVTGFLGAGKTTLVRHLLQNNQGRKIAVLVNEFGEVGIDGDLLRSCQICDEDEQTSNNIVELTNGCLCCTVQEEFFPTMQALLKRRNDIDCIVVETSGLALPKPLVQAFRWPQIRNGATVDGVVTVVDCAALASGALVGDLDALEAQRQADPNLEHETPIEELFEDQLACADLVLLTKADQVDAATRKKVEKRLKQELPAGVNIVPCYNGQVPADILLGFNASVEENLDSRPSHHDHEEEHEHDDDINSVQLILDEAFEPKPLMERIEVLFKEAEIYRVKGFVNVPNKPMRLVIQGVGKHLDSFYDRAWQKDELRQTRLVLIGRNLDEGQVKASLLEVVPSLH, encoded by the coding sequence ATGGCTGCAAAAATCCCTGTCACCGTTGTTACAGGCTTTTTAGGTGCTGGCAAAACGACCCTGGTGCGACATTTACTGCAAAATAATCAAGGACGCAAAATTGCCGTTCTTGTCAATGAATTTGGCGAAGTGGGTATTGACGGCGACTTACTTCGCAGTTGCCAAATTTGTGATGAGGATGAACAGACCAGTAATAATATTGTGGAACTGACCAATGGCTGTTTATGTTGCACTGTGCAAGAGGAATTTTTTCCCACGATGCAAGCCCTCCTCAAACGCCGGAATGATATTGATTGCATTGTTGTAGAAACGTCTGGGCTAGCGCTACCGAAACCCCTGGTTCAGGCATTCCGTTGGCCGCAAATTCGCAATGGTGCAACCGTAGATGGGGTGGTTACCGTGGTCGATTGTGCCGCCTTAGCCAGTGGGGCATTGGTAGGAGATTTAGACGCTCTCGAAGCGCAACGTCAAGCTGATCCCAATCTAGAGCATGAAACCCCCATTGAGGAGTTATTTGAAGATCAACTAGCCTGTGCCGATCTGGTATTACTGACCAAGGCGGATCAAGTGGATGCGGCAACACGGAAAAAAGTTGAAAAGCGGTTGAAACAAGAATTGCCAGCAGGCGTCAATATTGTTCCTTGCTATAACGGGCAAGTGCCTGCCGATATCTTACTGGGCTTTAATGCTTCGGTGGAAGAAAACTTAGACAGTCGCCCTAGCCATCATGACCACGAAGAAGAACACGAACATGATGATGATATTAATTCGGTGCAATTGATTTTAGATGAGGCTTTTGAACCAAAACCATTAATGGAACGCATAGAAGTCTTATTTAAGGAAGCGGAAATTTATCGTGTGAAAGGCTTTGTCAATGTTCCTAATAAGCCGATGCGTCTGGTTATACAAGGGGTAGGCAAGCACTTAGACTCATTTTACGATCGCGCTTGGCAGAAGGATGAACTTCGCCAAACGCGTCTGGTTTTGATTGGACGAAATTTAGATGAAGGTCAAGTTAAAGCCAGCCTCCTGGAAGTTGTTCCTTCTCTCCATTAA
- a CDS encoding DUF4870 domain-containing protein, translated as MSNSLVTAMVKVTQEEVRWAIVCHLAGLIWIPLYWLEFPIPLINIIVPGLIWLVKREESEYVDFQGREALNFQIALVGYSLVLFFLGVIGFFIYLAIFGAEVNSSLGAIALVINGIDWAGRGVAILTTFWSLALVPNGAVRAKKGQMYFYPLTLRVFKARRDR; from the coding sequence ATGAGTAACTCCTTGGTTACGGCAATGGTAAAAGTTACACAAGAAGAAGTCCGTTGGGCAATCGTCTGTCATCTGGCGGGCTTGATTTGGATTCCACTGTACTGGCTAGAATTTCCCATTCCTCTAATCAATATTATTGTTCCCGGTTTAATTTGGCTGGTCAAGCGAGAAGAATCCGAATATGTCGATTTCCAAGGGCGAGAAGCTCTCAATTTCCAGATTGCCCTTGTGGGTTATAGTTTGGTGCTGTTTTTTCTCGGCGTAATCGGCTTTTTTATTTATTTAGCCATTTTTGGTGCTGAGGTGAACAGCTCTTTGGGCGCAATTGCACTAGTAATAAATGGGATTGATTGGGCAGGGCGGGGTGTTGCTATCCTAACGACATTTTGGAGTTTAGCACTGGTACCCAATGGCGCCGTAAGAGCAAAAAAGGGACAGATGTATTTCTATCCCTTAACCCTTCGCGTATTTAAAGCCCGGCGCGATCGTTAA
- the gshB gene encoding glutathione synthase, translated as MKLAFIIDPLFQLDPTHDTTVAFMEAAQAQGHEVWTTSASYLSIVQSQAWARLQRIHLTPVSLQDNHWVAQKEWYQCGEWKLQPLTQMDAVFMRTDPPVTIPYLYATQILDLLTPTDTLVINSPQGLQKANEKLYAMRFPTVIPETIVSEDKKVIREFVERKEGAVLKPLAGKAGEGILFLEKRDRNLNSLIEISTQNGREPVMIQAFLPEAKEGDKRIILLEGEPIGAINRIPTSGEFRGNMAVGGRVEPAAMTRRDREICSAIAPTLLADGLFFVGIDVIGGYLTEINVTSPTGVREIDRLNNVSLGQQVMEWLQQKKG; from the coding sequence GCCCAAGGTCATGAAGTCTGGACAACCTCCGCCTCTTATTTGAGCATTGTCCAATCTCAAGCTTGGGCACGACTCCAACGAATTCACCTTACTCCTGTGAGTTTGCAAGATAACCATTGGGTCGCACAGAAAGAGTGGTATCAGTGTGGAGAATGGAAGTTACAACCGCTGACACAGATGGATGCCGTGTTTATGCGCACCGATCCGCCGGTGACGATTCCTTATCTTTATGCAACGCAAATCTTAGACTTATTAACGCCAACTGACACATTAGTGATTAATTCACCGCAGGGGTTGCAGAAAGCCAATGAAAAACTCTATGCTATGCGTTTTCCAACGGTGATTCCAGAAACCATTGTCAGTGAAGATAAAAAAGTAATTCGCGAGTTTGTGGAACGAAAAGAGGGTGCTGTTTTAAAACCGCTAGCCGGGAAAGCGGGGGAAGGAATTTTATTTTTAGAGAAGCGCGATCGCAATCTTAATTCTTTAATTGAAATTAGCACGCAAAATGGGCGAGAACCTGTAATGATTCAAGCCTTTCTCCCGGAAGCGAAAGAGGGAGATAAACGAATTATTTTATTAGAAGGAGAACCAATTGGTGCTATTAATCGCATTCCCACTAGCGGCGAGTTTCGCGGCAATATGGCAGTGGGCGGACGGGTGGAACCCGCAGCGATGACGAGGCGAGATCGAGAAATTTGTAGCGCGATCGCGCCTACTTTATTGGCCGATGGTTTATTTTTTGTGGGGATTGATGTGATTGGGGGGTATTTAACAGAAATTAACGTCACTAGCCCCACGGGGGTGCGCGAAATTGACCGCCTGAACAATGTTTCTCTGGGTCAGCAAGTGATGGAATGGTTACAACAAAAGAAAGGGTAA